The Streptosporangiales bacterium genomic sequence GCGCCTCTTGCCGATCCGTGACGCGATCCCGTGGTGCGAGATTTCGCTGCGAATCCCGGTCTGGGTGATGGGATTGTCCGGACGCATCGTCACCAGCGAACGAAGGCCGCTCTCCAGGACGTCCACACGGTCGGCGACCAGGAGGAGCAGCCAGTGCGCCGCTCGTGCCTCGCTGAACCTTTGTACGCGTGCCTGCGCAGCAATCCGGAGAGCCCCCGAGGAGGGCAGGAGGTGCCGAACACCGGGGTGACGAACCGGTGCTCGATCGATCTCTCACGGGGCCAAGTCTCCGGTTGCCGGTCAGGGAACTCCCAGTGCGCGCCGTTCAGGTTCGGGTCGAACTGCTCCCGGGGCACCGACGGCCGGTCTCTCGGGTCCAGGTCGACGCCCCAACCCGGGATCCGTGCGCGCAGGTCGTCGCTGGACTCGGCGAGCTTCGGCTTGTCCGGCGTGTATGCCATGATCGTCTCCCTCGTCAGGCGGCGTTCGGGATGATGAGCGGCTTGATGCAGTCGTCGAGCTTGGCGGAGAAGATGTGGTAGGCCTCGGCGATGTGTTCGAGGGGGATGCGGTGGGTGACGATGTCACTGGGCTTGAGGTAGCCGCTCTGCACGTGCTCGAGCAGGCGCGGCCACTGGCGCTTCACCGGGCACTGGTTCATCCGCAACGTGAGTCCCTTGTTCATGGCGTCGCCGAACTTGACGGCGCTGAACATCGGGCCGTACGCGCCCATCACCGAGACGGTGGCTCCCTTGCGGACCGAGTCGATCGCCCAGTTGAGCGCCACGGGTGAGCCACCCTGCAACTTCAGCTTCGCCGAGCTGATGTGCTGGAGGAGGTTGCCGTCGGCCCCGGCTCCGACCGCGTCGATCGCGACGTCAGCCCCCAGGTGCTCGGTGATCGTCTTCAGGTGCACGACGATGTCGTCGTGCTCGGTGAAGTTGCAGGTCTCGGCCTGGGCGAACGTCCGCGCCTTCTCCAGGCGGTACTGCAGGTGGTCGACGACGATGACGCGGCCGGCGCCCATCAGCCACGCGGACTTCGCCGCGTACAGCCCGATCGGTCCGGCTCCGAAGACGACCACGACGTCGCCCTCAGTGATGTCGCCGAGCTGGGCCCCGAAGTAGCCGGTGGCGAGCGCGTCGGTGAACAGGACGGCGTCGTCGTCGTCCATCCACTCGGGGATCGGACTTGGTCCGATGTCGGCGAAAGGCACTCGCACGTACTCGGCCTGGCCGCCGTCGTAGCCACCGCAGGTGTGGGAGTAGCCGTAGATGCCTCCCACGGCCGTGGCGTTGGGATTCACGTTGTGACAGTTGGAGAACAGACCACGCGCGCAGTAGAAGCATGACCCGCAGTAGACGTTGAAGGGCACCATGACCCGGTCGTTCGGCTGCAGGTTCCGCACCGAGGGACCTACCTCGTCCACGACGCCGATGAACTCGTGACCGAAGGTCGTGCCGACCCGGGTGTCGGGCATCATCCCGTGGTAGAGGTGGAGATCTGACCCGCAGATCGCGGCACGGGTCACCCGGATGATCGCGTCGTTGGGGTGTTCGATCGAGGGGCGGTCCTTCTCCTCCACGCGGATCCGGTACGGACCGCGGTACACCATCGCTCGCATCTGGGCCTCCTTGGCTCTACGCCCGTCCAGGTCAGGTCTGTTCGTCATGGTCGTCTCGGCGTGCGGCCGGTGCGCGCGCCGATTGGTGATGCAGGTCGAACGCGGGCCGATCGGACCTGATCCGCGGCAGCGAGGTGAAGTTGTGCCGCGGCGGCGGACAGGACGTCGCCCACTCCAGACCCCCGCCGTAGCCCCACGGGTCGTCGACCTCGACCCTGGCGCCGCGCTTCGCGGTGCGCCAGAGGTTGTAGAAGAACGGCAGCATCGAGATGCCCAGCAGCAGCGCGCCCGCACTGGAGATCTGGTTCATGCCCGTGAACCCGTCATCGGCGCGGTAGTCGGCGAACCGGCGGGGCATCCCGTAGACGCCGAGGTAGTGCTGGATCAAGAACGTGAGGTGGAACCCGAAGAACAGCAGCCAGAAGTGGATCTTCCCCAGCCGCTCGTCGAGCATCCTCCCCGTCCACTTGGGCCACCAGAAGTAGAAGCCCGAGAACATCGAGAACACCACGGTGCCGAACAGCACGTAATGGAAGTGTCCGACCACGAAGTAGGTGTCGGACACGTGGAAGTCCAGCGGCGGGGACGCGAGGATCACACCGGTGAGACCCCCGAACAGGAACGTGACCAGGAAGCCGACCGCGAACAGCATCGGGGTGTCGAACGAGAGCTGGCCCCGCCACATCGTCCCGGCCCAGTTGAAGAACTTGATGCCGGTGGGCACCGCGATGAGGAACGTCATGAAGGAGAAGAACGGCAGCAGCACCGCACCGGCGCTCCTGGGGACACGCGGTCATCACCTGGCCCGACGGCATCAGCTGCGAAGGCTGGCTGCGCGCCGACGACGGCGTGGACTACACCGCCTCGGTGGCAGCCGAGGTCGCCGCCCGGCTCGCGCAGGGCGAAGGCAAGCCCGGCGCCTACACACCGGCAGCCGCCTTCGGCCCCGACCTTGCCACCGCCGCCGGCGCCACCTTCGTCCTGGACTGAGGGCATCCTCCCGCCCCCTCGGAACCACCCAGACTTCGTCACTCAGTCGAAGCCCTTGAGGTCGTCGGGGTCCCTCAGCTCGTCAGTTTCGGATGGTGCTCTCTCTACCCAGCGCACCGTGCGGACCGGTGCCCACCTCTTGCGGTAGTTCACCGCCAGTGTCACGAGCACCAAGAGGCCGCCGACCAAGAGCAGGAAGGCGACCCCAGTGACCACCAACTCCGGCCATCCGGCTCCCGGCGCCAACGCGGCGGAGATCCGGTACCCGTTGAGCAGGAACAGCGCGGGAAGCAACAGCACGACGCCCGGTGCGACAAGCCACCAGAACAGAATAGGTGCGCAGTACTTCACCGGCGCGCAGCCGGGACTCGCCGTCGATGGAGTACCCAGTCGTGGTCCTGGAGTAGAGACCTGCGTTGTAGTCGCTGGTTGGTCCCTCGCGCAGGTAGAAGCGGTCCATCGGGACGATCGGCACATAGCAGAACACCAGCCAGCGCGTCGCGAAGCACCGCCCGCTCCGGTCCGCACGGGTGAACCCCTTCAGCTGCAGGCCAAACCCGTTGAACGTACCCATCCGGACCCGGTCGGACTCCGGCAACGGCCAGACCTCGTCGATCACGCGGTGAGT encodes the following:
- a CDS encoding alcohol dehydrogenase catalytic domain-containing protein, producing the protein MRAMVYRGPYRIRVEEKDRPSIEHPNDAIIRVTRAAICGSDLHLYHGMMPDTRVGTTFGHEFIGVVDEVGPSVRNLQPNDRVMVPFNVYCGSCFYCARGLFSNCHNVNPNATAVGGIYGYSHTCGGYDGGQAEYVRVPFADIGPSPIPEWMDDDDAVLFTDALATGYFGAQLGDITEGDVVVVFGAGPIGLYAAKSAWLMGAGRVIVVDHLQYRLEKARTFAQAETCNFTEHDDIVVHLKTITEHLGADVAIDAVGAGADGNLLQHISSAKLKLQGGSPVALNWAIDSVRKGATVSVMGAYGPMFSAVKFGDAMNKGLTLRMNQCPVKRQWPRLLEHVQSGYLKPSDIVTHRIPLEHIAEAYHIFSAKLDDCIKPLIIPNAA